From Roseisolibacter agri, a single genomic window includes:
- a CDS encoding anthranilate synthase component II, which translates to MILVIDNYDSFTYNLVQYLGDLGVEPVVRRNDAIGVEEIGALRPRAIVLSPGPCTPSEAGITVPVVRRWGGEIPILGVCLGHQAIGEAYGGRVVRARRVMHGKTSTIRHGGTELFEGLPDPLPVMRYHSLVVESESLPESLEVVARAEDDPTEIHALRHRTHPVWGVQFHPESILTTGGRELLANFLRLAP; encoded by the coding sequence ATGATCCTCGTCATCGACAACTACGACTCCTTCACCTACAACCTGGTCCAGTATCTCGGGGACCTGGGGGTGGAGCCCGTCGTCCGCCGCAACGACGCGATCGGCGTCGAGGAGATCGGCGCGCTGCGGCCGCGCGCCATCGTGCTGTCGCCGGGGCCGTGCACCCCGTCCGAGGCGGGGATCACGGTGCCCGTCGTGCGGCGGTGGGGCGGGGAGATCCCGATCCTCGGCGTCTGCCTCGGCCACCAGGCCATCGGCGAGGCGTACGGGGGGCGGGTGGTGCGCGCGCGGCGTGTCATGCACGGGAAGACGTCGACCATCCGCCACGGCGGCACGGAGCTCTTCGAGGGGCTGCCCGACCCGCTGCCGGTCATGCGCTATCACTCGCTGGTCGTCGAATCGGAGTCGCTGCCGGAGTCGCTGGAGGTCGTCGCGCGGGCCGAGGACGACCCGACCGAGATCCACGCCCTCCGCCACCGGACCCATCCGGTATGGGGCGTGCAATTCCATCCCGAGTCGATCCTGACCACCGGCGGGCGCGAGCTGCTCGCCAACTTCCTCCGACTCGCCCCCTAA
- a CDS encoding DedA family protein, with amino-acid sequence MLERLLDWFAQLPPLALYAALAVTAAAENVFPPLPADTVVAFGSFIAARGQASAIGSFVATLTGNLAGAMFMYWVGARYGAERVLKRLGGGEKGSQKLEALYGKYGVWALVVSRFLPGVRALVPPFAGALRLGAAKAAVAMGVASAVWYGAITYFAFTAGANFEALQAKVAQGQKWLGIGAVVIVAAALAVWWLRRRRATA; translated from the coding sequence GTGCTCGAGCGACTCCTCGACTGGTTCGCGCAGCTGCCGCCGCTGGCGCTGTACGCCGCCCTCGCCGTCACCGCCGCGGCCGAGAACGTCTTCCCGCCGCTGCCGGCCGACACCGTCGTCGCCTTCGGCAGCTTCATCGCGGCGCGCGGCCAGGCGAGCGCGATCGGCTCGTTCGTCGCCACGCTCACCGGCAACCTCGCGGGCGCGATGTTCATGTACTGGGTCGGCGCGCGCTACGGCGCGGAGCGCGTGCTGAAGCGCCTCGGCGGCGGCGAGAAGGGCTCGCAGAAGCTCGAGGCGCTGTACGGGAAGTACGGCGTGTGGGCGCTGGTCGTGAGCCGCTTCCTGCCCGGTGTGCGCGCGCTCGTGCCGCCGTTCGCGGGCGCGCTGCGGCTCGGCGCCGCGAAGGCCGCCGTCGCGATGGGGGTCGCGTCGGCCGTCTGGTACGGCGCCATCACCTACTTCGCGTTCACCGCCGGCGCCAACTTCGAGGCGCTGCAGGCGAAGGTCGCGCAGGGGCAGAAGTGGCTCGGCATCGGCGCGGTCGTGATCGTGGCAGCGGCGCTCGCGGTGTGGTGGCTGCGCCGCCGGCGCGCCACGGCGTGA
- the xerD gene encoding site-specific tyrosine recombinase XerD codes for MSTARDAAGAFAVPDEVARAFRLEQFHDFLALERGAADTTQEAYARDVARFAAFARTAGVATPGDATPRALREFVFHLKDLGLSPASIRRTVSAVRTYYRFLLTEGYVQRDPSERLETPKRWRTLPEVLTVAEVERLLAAPSLDDTLVFRDRAMLELAYGAGLRVSEWIGLRVQDVLFEDQLLRVFGKGSKERLVPIGRSAIGAAAVYLRELRPTLEKGKGKGVLFLNARGEPLSRMGAWTILRKHVERAGIAKAVSPHTLRHSFATHLLEGGADLRAVQEMLGHADIATTQIYTHVDREYLRSVHRQYHPRS; via the coding sequence GTGAGCACCGCGCGCGATGCCGCCGGCGCGTTCGCCGTCCCCGACGAGGTGGCGCGTGCGTTCCGGCTGGAGCAGTTCCACGACTTCCTCGCGCTGGAGCGCGGCGCCGCCGACACCACGCAGGAGGCCTACGCGCGCGACGTCGCGCGCTTCGCCGCCTTCGCCCGCACGGCCGGCGTGGCTACGCCCGGCGACGCCACGCCGCGCGCGCTGCGCGAGTTCGTCTTCCACCTGAAGGACCTCGGCCTCTCGCCCGCGTCCATCCGGCGCACCGTCAGCGCCGTGCGCACGTACTACCGGTTCCTCCTGACCGAGGGCTACGTGCAGCGCGATCCCAGCGAGCGGCTCGAGACGCCGAAGCGCTGGCGCACGCTGCCCGAGGTGCTGACGGTCGCCGAGGTGGAGCGGCTCCTGGCCGCGCCGTCGTTGGACGACACGCTCGTCTTCCGCGACCGCGCGATGCTGGAGCTGGCGTACGGCGCGGGCCTGCGCGTCTCCGAGTGGATCGGGCTGCGCGTGCAGGACGTCCTGTTCGAGGACCAGCTGCTGCGCGTCTTCGGGAAGGGGAGCAAGGAGCGGCTGGTCCCCATCGGCCGCTCGGCCATCGGCGCGGCCGCGGTCTACCTGCGCGAGCTGCGTCCCACGCTCGAGAAGGGGAAGGGCAAGGGCGTCCTCTTCCTGAACGCGCGCGGCGAGCCGCTGTCGCGCATGGGCGCGTGGACGATCCTGCGGAAGCACGTCGAGCGCGCGGGCATCGCGAAGGCCGTCTCGCCGCACACGCTGCGGCACTCGTTCGCGACACACCTGCTGGAGGGAGGCGCGGACCTGCGCGCCGTCCAGGAGATGCTCGGCCACGCCGACATCGCGACGACGCAGATCTACACGCACGTCGACCGGGAGTACCTGCGCAGCGTGCATCGGCAGTATCATCCCCGGTCATGA